Proteins co-encoded in one Paracrocinitomix mangrovi genomic window:
- a CDS encoding M3 family oligoendopeptidase, producing the protein MEVKRKPRRFVAEDLVINNWTDIKPYFDQLLNAEINSVEDFKDWLLKNSELEAVLEEDMAWRYIKMTIDTANQEAAERYKKFVTEINPPISEASNILNQKLANCPFKDELKSEADQIYFKKVETAIELFREENIPLQSKSQTLAQEYSGVIGAQLITYNGKELTSQQAAKFLKNPDRTIRKEVYDLLYDRRIQDNEKLEEIFDELVKTRHEIATNAGFDNYRDYKFKAMNRFDYSVQDCFDFHQSVEDFIVPIHRKIQQEKLNKFGFEKFKPYDTNADPEGKAPLEPFKNGKELLNKSIEIFGKIDPYFADCLETMDEIGHLDLESKKGKAPGGYNYPLYEIGIPFIFMNAAGSSRDVITMIHEGGHAVHSFLTKDLNLTSYKSFPSEVAELASMSMELLSMKYWEVFYDQEDELKRAKKEHLEDIIMVLPWVATIDAFQHWIYENPEHTREQRKSQWLKLSDRFGTGLTDWDGYEQARDYAWHKQLHLFEVPFYYIEYGFSQLGALGVWKNSLADEKKAVDQYKGGLALGYTKDIKSIYSEAGVKFDFSSGYIKELSEMLVDQLNKI; encoded by the coding sequence ATGGAAGTGAAAAGAAAACCAAGAAGATTTGTCGCAGAAGATTTAGTTATAAATAACTGGACAGACATTAAACCATATTTTGATCAACTTTTAAATGCTGAAATTAATTCAGTTGAAGATTTTAAAGATTGGTTATTAAAAAACTCTGAATTAGAAGCTGTTTTAGAGGAAGATATGGCATGGAGATATATCAAAATGACTATTGACACTGCCAATCAGGAAGCTGCAGAACGTTATAAAAAGTTTGTTACAGAAATAAATCCTCCAATCTCTGAAGCATCCAATATTTTAAATCAAAAATTGGCTAATTGTCCTTTTAAAGATGAATTGAAATCTGAAGCAGATCAGATTTACTTTAAAAAGGTTGAAACGGCAATTGAATTATTCAGAGAAGAGAATATTCCATTGCAATCAAAGTCTCAAACACTTGCTCAAGAGTACAGTGGAGTAATTGGTGCTCAATTGATCACTTATAATGGAAAAGAACTCACATCACAACAAGCAGCAAAGTTTTTAAAAAACCCGGATAGAACTATCAGAAAAGAAGTTTACGACTTGTTATATGATAGAAGAATTCAAGACAATGAAAAGCTGGAAGAGATATTTGATGAATTGGTAAAAACAAGACATGAAATAGCTACTAATGCAGGATTTGACAATTACAGAGATTACAAATTCAAAGCCATGAATCGCTTTGATTATTCTGTACAAGATTGTTTTGATTTTCACCAATCTGTTGAGGATTTCATTGTTCCTATTCACAGAAAAATTCAACAGGAAAAATTGAACAAATTTGGATTTGAAAAATTCAAGCCATATGACACAAATGCAGATCCTGAAGGTAAAGCACCATTGGAGCCATTCAAAAATGGAAAAGAACTATTAAACAAATCCATTGAAATATTTGGAAAGATAGATCCTTATTTTGCAGACTGTCTTGAAACAATGGATGAAATAGGACATCTTGATCTTGAATCAAAAAAAGGTAAAGCGCCGGGAGGATATAATTATCCATTGTATGAAATAGGTATTCCTTTTATTTTCATGAATGCAGCAGGTTCTTCAAGAGATGTGATCACCATGATTCATGAAGGTGGACATGCAGTTCATTCATTTTTAACAAAGGATTTGAATTTGACATCTTATAAAAGTTTCCCTTCAGAAGTTGCGGAATTAGCGTCTATGTCAATGGAACTTTTGAGCATGAAATACTGGGAAGTATTTTACGATCAGGAAGATGAATTAAAAAGAGCAAAAAAGGAGCATCTAGAAGATATCATCATGGTATTACCATGGGTAGCAACAATTGATGCTTTTCAGCATTGGATTTATGAAAATCCTGAGCATACAAGAGAACAGAGAAAAAGTCAATGGCTTAAATTGAGTGATCGTTTTGGTACCGGATTAACTGATTGGGATGGATATGAACAAGCTAGAGATTATGCCTGGCATAAACAATTGCATTTATTTGAAGTTCCATTCTATTATATAGAATACGGCTTCTCACAATTGGGAGCATTAGGCGTTTGGAAAAACTCACTGGCAGATGAAAAGAAAGCAGTTGATCAATACAAAGGAGGCTTAGCTCTTGGATATACTAAAGACATCAAGAGTATTTATAGTGAAGCTGGTGTAAAATTTGATTTCTCAAGTGGATATATTAAAGAGTTGTCAGAAATGCTGGTTGATCAATTGAACAAAATATGA
- a CDS encoding DUF5683 domain-containing protein, giving the protein MYRIISLMSFLLLFHYSVEAQVSDTIPTTKDDKWANYEHKPKRAALWGLFPGAGQIYNEVGYRRIPHKRNRAWWKVPIIYGGIGTCGYFWYQNYKQGKLLKEEVLFRRENGDSTLLYPQFANATSEDDLINGYAGLDGYFKPGYDLTAKRRDIFLGASIAIYALSIVEAYVDGHFVTFDVSEDLSMSFYPRMMDSKTIGFSWQFNFL; this is encoded by the coding sequence ATGTACAGAATAATCTCACTGATGTCATTTTTACTATTGTTTCACTATTCAGTTGAAGCACAGGTGTCTGATACCATTCCGACAACTAAGGATGATAAGTGGGCTAACTATGAGCACAAGCCAAAAAGAGCAGCTTTATGGGGATTATTTCCCGGAGCAGGGCAAATCTATAATGAAGTTGGTTATCGTAGAATTCCGCACAAAAGAAACAGAGCCTGGTGGAAAGTGCCTATCATTTATGGAGGGATAGGAACATGTGGATATTTTTGGTATCAAAACTACAAGCAGGGTAAATTACTTAAAGAGGAAGTGCTTTTTAGAAGAGAAAATGGCGATTCAACATTATTGTACCCACAATTTGCAAATGCAACTTCTGAAGATGATTTAATTAATGGATATGCCGGTTTAGATGGATATTTTAAGCCTGGATATGATTTAACAGCTAAGAGAAGAGACATCTTTTTAGGCGCCTCAATTGCAATTTATGCGCTTAGCATAGTAGAAGCTTATGTAGATGGACACTTCGTTACTTTTGACGTGTCAGAAGATTTGAGCATGAGCTTTTACCCTCGAATGATGGATTCAAAGACAATTGGATTCAGCTGGCAGTTCAACTTTTTATAA
- a CDS encoding S8 family peptidase has translation MKLVGLIFLLTLSFFSWGQTYPYGESISFRKQKEKNPSQIVDYGVKGDLNRLKSNSSIHYKYSNADWHFIRCTSVELSSLIQNGIITQVYFSPGKPSVLCDTMRIVQNIDSIHNGNYPLNSSFTGKGVIIGYVDTGIDYNHLDFQNSDGSTRILYYWDQTLPFDAQLTPPKYNYGQVWDSTHINSGTITSIDNNAHGTTVSGAGSGNGLATGTHKGAAPESDIIIIETNFSSPNWTMTVADAIDFVFSMADTLGKPAIVNTSVGDYLGSHDGLDPAAQYIDSLLNDQTGRIVVAAAGNSGAQGKYHLHGDVNADTSFTWFDVNMSSTFGTPSVYFDLWADTADFKDVYFAFGADNPNPTYDFRGRTGFYNIQSLINTTTLDSIYVNGNKLAPVEFYCEEVNGVYHIEALLENIDSTSYSYRFETYGSGAYDLWSGAWIGLNNIKSTNLPLVGDFPDIAYYHLPDTLMTTVSSWTCSPSVVTVGNFTNRKQYLDYNSNWYYGAYPPGMLSVNSSKGPNRQGVTKPDVAASGDLILASCPLWLSASLQSSNPAMLDVDGQHVRNGGTSMASPVIAGIAALYLEKCPASTYQEFIDDIHLNAYEDSWTGTTPNQAYGYGKVNAFQLLNQTNSPLTLLGDTLICETPITFETAENNFASYDWHNGDTNPSLTIDWDDTVHVTTTNSQGCTFYSDTIIVVKGTLPTFPVINQIGGGLITSPADSIQWYYEGTPIDSANAQFYNPDTTGEYSVEVFGAEGCSYLSSPYFIDLSQIHELESNEFIVLPNPFDDHFSIIKNEYFDIHFIVTDIRGRMVYEYDEIDSNQQFIEVDMSTEKSGVYILHLQYGDNFTTFRLVKK, from the coding sequence GTGAAATTAGTTGGACTTATATTTCTTTTAACACTTTCCTTTTTTAGCTGGGGACAAACTTATCCTTATGGAGAAAGCATATCTTTTAGAAAGCAAAAGGAAAAGAATCCGTCGCAGATTGTTGACTATGGTGTAAAAGGAGACTTGAATAGATTAAAATCAAATTCTTCTATTCATTATAAGTATAGCAATGCAGACTGGCATTTTATTAGATGTACTTCAGTTGAACTTTCATCACTGATTCAAAACGGTATTATTACTCAAGTATATTTTTCACCGGGAAAACCATCAGTATTGTGTGATACTATGAGAATAGTTCAAAACATTGACTCTATTCACAACGGTAATTACCCTTTGAATAGTTCATTTACTGGTAAAGGTGTAATAATTGGTTATGTAGATACCGGAATAGATTACAATCATTTGGATTTTCAAAACAGTGATGGTAGCACTAGAATATTGTACTATTGGGATCAAACCTTACCTTTTGATGCTCAATTAACTCCTCCTAAATATAATTACGGTCAGGTGTGGGATAGCACACACATCAATAGTGGAACCATTACCTCAATAGATAACAATGCGCATGGAACCACTGTATCCGGAGCCGGATCTGGAAATGGACTTGCTACAGGTACGCATAAAGGAGCAGCTCCGGAGAGTGATATAATAATTATAGAAACCAATTTTTCTTCACCTAACTGGACAATGACCGTGGCTGACGCTATAGATTTTGTTTTTTCAATGGCAGATACTTTAGGTAAACCAGCAATTGTAAATACAAGTGTTGGTGATTATTTAGGATCTCATGATGGATTAGACCCAGCCGCACAGTACATTGATAGTTTATTGAATGATCAAACAGGTAGAATTGTGGTTGCAGCAGCAGGAAATTCAGGTGCACAAGGAAAATATCACTTACACGGAGATGTAAATGCAGATACTTCCTTTACCTGGTTTGATGTTAACATGAGTTCAACCTTTGGAACTCCTTCAGTTTATTTTGATTTATGGGCAGATACAGCAGATTTTAAAGATGTTTATTTTGCTTTTGGTGCAGATAACCCTAATCCTACTTACGACTTTAGAGGGAGAACAGGTTTTTACAATATTCAATCCTTAATTAATACCACTACTTTGGATTCTATATATGTAAACGGAAACAAATTGGCGCCTGTTGAATTTTATTGTGAAGAAGTAAACGGTGTTTATCATATTGAAGCATTATTAGAAAATATTGACTCTACTTCTTATTCTTACAGATTTGAAACTTATGGTAGTGGTGCTTATGATTTATGGTCAGGTGCATGGATAGGACTTAACAATATTAAATCAACCAATCTTCCTTTAGTAGGAGATTTTCCGGATATAGCATACTATCATTTACCTGATACTTTGATGACTACTGTAAGTTCTTGGACCTGTTCACCTTCTGTAGTGACAGTAGGTAACTTTACAAATCGCAAACAATATTTAGACTACAATTCAAATTGGTATTACGGAGCATATCCTCCGGGTATGTTAAGTGTTAATTCAAGTAAAGGTCCTAACAGACAAGGGGTAACAAAACCGGATGTAGCTGCATCTGGAGACTTAATTTTAGCCAGTTGCCCACTTTGGTTATCTGCTAGTTTACAATCATCAAACCCTGCCATGTTAGATGTAGATGGACAACACGTGCGAAATGGAGGAACATCTATGGCCTCTCCAGTAATTGCGGGAATTGCTGCACTTTATTTGGAAAAATGTCCTGCTTCTACATACCAAGAATTTATTGATGATATACATTTGAATGCATATGAAGACAGTTGGACAGGAACTACTCCGAATCAAGCTTATGGATATGGTAAAGTAAATGCGTTTCAATTATTGAATCAAACCAATTCACCATTAACACTTTTGGGAGACACATTAATTTGCGAAACCCCAATCACATTTGAGACAGCAGAAAATAACTTTGCTTCTTATGACTGGCACAATGGAGACACCAATCCTTCATTAACTATTGATTGGGATGACACAGTTCATGTTACAACTACCAATAGTCAAGGATGTACTTTTTATTCAGATACAATAATTGTTGTAAAGGGAACGCTTCCTACTTTTCCTGTGATAAATCAAATTGGCGGAGGATTAATTACTTCTCCAGCTGATTCAATTCAATGGTATTATGAGGGCACACCTATAGATAGTGCAAATGCACAATTTTATAATCCTGATACTACCGGGGAATATTCTGTAGAAGTTTTTGGTGCAGAAGGATGTTCTTATTTATCATCCCCTTATTTCATTGACTTATCTCAAATACATGAGTTGGAAAGCAATGAGTTTATCGTATTACCAAATCCATTTGATGATCATTTTAGCATCATTAAAAATGAATATTTTGACATTCATTTCATTGTAACAGATATCAGAGGAAGAATGGTTTATGAGTATGACGAAATCGATTCAAACCAGCAATTCATTGAGGTTGATATGAGTACCGAAAAATCCGGTGTTTATATCTTGCACTTACAGTATGGAGACAATTTCACTACTTTCCGTTTGGTGAAAAAATAA
- the proC gene encoding pyrroline-5-carboxylate reductase: MEVPKIAVIGCGNLGLAIVEGLIDNNDIPNKNITATRRSLPKIQHLVAKDVNVTDKNELAVKEAKIVILTVKPYNLLTIAKELKADLAPGTVIVSTATGVSIQEIADAIGTDFSIVRAMPNTAAEVRESLTCICDNGVSKEDYQLVEMLFNSIGKSIRIQEDLMDAATVLGACGIAYVLRFMRAMVQGGIQIGFDAKTASAIVNQTVKGAAELLTVNGHHPEYEIDKVTTPKGCTIVGINEMEHNGFSSSLIKGIVASHDKIEEI; the protein is encoded by the coding sequence ATGGAAGTACCAAAAATAGCAGTTATTGGATGTGGAAATCTGGGATTAGCCATAGTTGAAGGATTGATTGACAATAACGATATCCCCAACAAAAACATAACTGCTACCAGAAGGTCGCTTCCTAAAATTCAGCATTTAGTAGCAAAAGATGTAAATGTTACAGATAAAAATGAGTTGGCCGTTAAAGAAGCTAAAATTGTCATTTTAACTGTAAAGCCGTACAATCTTCTAACAATTGCTAAAGAACTCAAAGCTGATTTAGCTCCAGGAACTGTAATCGTTTCAACTGCAACAGGTGTAAGTATTCAAGAAATAGCTGATGCCATAGGAACTGATTTTTCTATTGTGAGAGCTATGCCCAACACAGCAGCTGAAGTGAGAGAAAGCTTAACATGTATTTGTGATAATGGCGTAAGTAAAGAGGATTATCAATTAGTGGAGATGTTGTTTAATTCAATTGGTAAATCCATCCGTATTCAAGAAGATTTGATGGACGCAGCCACGGTTTTAGGAGCTTGTGGTATTGCGTATGTTTTAAGATTTATGCGCGCCATGGTACAAGGTGGAATTCAAATTGGATTTGATGCAAAAACTGCTAGTGCCATTGTAAATCAAACGGTAAAAGGAGCAGCTGAATTACTTACCGTCAACGGGCATCATCCCGAGTATGAAATTGACAAAGTAACAACTCCAAAAGGCTGTACTATAGTAGGGATTAATGAAATGGAGCACAATGGATTCTCGTCCTCTTTGATAAAAGGAATAGTTGCTTCACATGATAAAATAGAGGAAATCTAG
- a CDS encoding DUF4294 domain-containing protein codes for MKTIVAILGMFICSVSFGQISGVDDQLDSLLSYETDPVPVYTKDYLRQYNRYKRIIKKVYPYALYASDVLYELESDAENIAKERKKKKFYKEAYKDLKQDFKFVFLDFYTSEGKMLMKLIHRETGMTVYDIAKKYKGQNSATMFNVMGKLWDQDVKAKYDPEGEDKIAEHVIQDIESGKITFNSKVVRVTKDEYKEDQKKQRQRQREYKKRKKQNDKDCD; via the coding sequence ATGAAAACGATTGTGGCGATATTGGGAATGTTTATTTGTTCAGTTTCTTTTGGACAGATAAGCGGCGTTGATGATCAGTTAGACAGTTTATTGTCTTATGAAACTGATCCGGTTCCGGTTTATACCAAAGATTATCTTCGTCAGTACAATAGATACAAACGTATTATCAAAAAAGTTTATCCTTATGCGCTTTATGCTTCAGATGTTTTATATGAACTGGAATCTGATGCAGAAAATATTGCCAAGGAGAGAAAGAAAAAGAAATTCTATAAAGAAGCTTATAAAGATTTAAAACAAGATTTTAAGTTCGTTTTCCTTGATTTTTATACTTCTGAAGGTAAGATGCTTATGAAGTTGATTCACAGAGAAACTGGGATGACAGTTTACGATATTGCTAAAAAGTACAAAGGACAAAACAGTGCTACCATGTTTAATGTAATGGGTAAACTGTGGGATCAAGATGTAAAGGCAAAATATGATCCTGAAGGAGAAGATAAAATTGCGGAACATGTCATTCAAGACATTGAATCAGGAAAAATTACCTTTAATTCTAAGGTAGTTCGTGTTACTAAAGACGAATACAAAGAAGATCAAAAGAAACAACGCCAGCGTCAACGTGAATACAAAAAGCGCAAAAAGCAGAACGATAAAGACTGCGATTAA
- a CDS encoding RNA polymerase sigma factor produces the protein MGQAVLSDKELIRAYLSGDEKSFEILLNRNKDRVFGYIMSKVRNENLANDIFQEVFIKVIRTFKNGTYNEEGKFLPWVLTISHNLIVDHFRKAKKMQMVSESSSKSEDFNIFSVLKLMDNNVEDDLIKEQIELDVVRLVEYLPEEQRGVLKDRIFKGMSFKDIAEQEDISINTALGRMRYALINLRKLVDKHNVSITA, from the coding sequence ATGGGACAAGCAGTTTTATCTGATAAGGAATTGATACGAGCGTATCTTTCTGGAGACGAAAAATCATTCGAAATTTTATTAAATCGCAATAAAGACAGGGTCTTTGGTTATATCATGTCTAAAGTTAGAAATGAGAATTTAGCCAATGATATCTTCCAAGAAGTTTTTATTAAAGTGATTAGAACTTTTAAAAATGGAACTTACAATGAAGAAGGTAAGTTTTTACCTTGGGTTTTGACTATTTCGCACAACCTTATTGTTGATCATTTTAGAAAAGCTAAGAAGATGCAGATGGTGTCAGAATCTAGCTCTAAAAGTGAGGATTTTAATATTTTCTCAGTACTTAAGCTAATGGATAACAATGTAGAAGATGATCTAATTAAAGAACAAATTGAGTTAGATGTTGTGAGATTAGTGGAGTATTTACCTGAAGAGCAAAGAGGAGTGTTGAAAGACAGAATCTTTAAAGGCATGAGTTTTAAAGATATTGCCGAGCAAGAAGATATTAGTATCAACACTGCCTTAGGAAGAATGCGTTATGCATTGATTAATTTGAGAAAGTTGGTAGATAAACACAATGTTTCAATTACAGCTTAA
- a CDS encoding barstar family protein encodes MTIDLGSINTVQEIHLKFKTELGFSDDYKMNWNAFWEAISSLSDLEEDVSILHFKHIEEILPSDADILRELIMDFNRLDGEYEMAIENEMYE; translated from the coding sequence ATGACCATAGACTTAGGAAGCATAAATACTGTTCAGGAAATTCATCTGAAATTCAAAACCGAACTTGGTTTTTCAGATGACTATAAAATGAACTGGAATGCTTTTTGGGAAGCCATTTCATCTTTATCAGATTTGGAAGAAGATGTAAGTATTCTTCATTTTAAACACATAGAAGAAATTCTACCATCTGATGCAGACATTTTACGCGAGCTAATTATGGACTTTAATAGGCTTGATGGTGAATATGAAATGGCAATAGAAAATGAAATGTATGAATAA
- the uvrA gene encoding excinuclease ABC subunit UvrA → MPKLKEIEIKGARVHNLKNVDVTIPHNELIVITGLSGSGKSSLAFDTLFAEGQRRYVESLSSYARQFLGRLDKPDVDYIKGISPAIAIEQKVISTNPRSTVGTVTEVYDYLKVLFARIGKTYSPISGEEVKKHSVTDVVKYVEGFEEGEKYMVLAPWILKDKMPADKSAEILQSQGYTKVLVKDETIDLDGFDPSAYDDGGSFIIVDRLSHQPDEDYYSRLADSVQTAFYEGFGDCIIYRLKDESKTPFSNRFELYGIEFIEPTINFFTFNNPYGACGNCEGYGSTIGIDDSLVIPDKTLSVYEEAVAPWRGEKMREWLDHFIANSSKSNFPIHRPVAELSKEEYQLLWDGDANINGLNDFFDYLQSKSYKIHYRIMLSRYRGKTKCPKCKGTRLREETNNVKIDGYNLTTLLLLPLDELQEVFKNIKLDKYQAEIAKRLLLEIDNRLRYLNDVGLGYLTLNRQSATLSGGESQRINLATSLGSSLVGSMYILDEPSIGLHPRDTQRLISVLERLKKVGNTVIVVEHEEEVMLAADQIIDIGPKAGNFGGEIVFQGKHDELLKAKNSLTAQYLTNQLSIPLPAKRRKLNSKILLKGMRENNLKNIDVEIPLNGLVCISGVSGSGKSTIVKQILHPAILKALAKSSNKIGDFDGLEGDYKRFEEVELVDQNPIGKSSRSNPATYVKAFDYIRDLFAAQQLSKMRGYKAGFFSYNTSGGRCETCKGEGEITISMQFMADVKLECEECKGKRYSQEALEVEYKGKNIFDILDMSIAEAIEFFNASAGPELRIIERIQPLFDLGLGYLKMGQSSSTMSGGEAQRVKLASFLNKGQRKQTPTLFIFDEPTTGLHFHDIDKLIIAFQELIKLGHSIVVIEHNMDVLKCADWIIDIGPEGGKNGGNVVISGTPEDIAKCESSYTGKYLKDKI, encoded by the coding sequence ATGCCAAAACTCAAAGAAATTGAAATAAAAGGAGCTCGCGTTCACAATTTAAAGAACGTTGATGTCACCATTCCGCATAACGAATTAATAGTAATTACAGGACTTTCAGGATCAGGAAAAAGTTCATTAGCATTTGACACGCTCTTTGCTGAAGGACAAAGAAGATACGTTGAAAGTTTATCTTCTTATGCAAGACAATTTTTAGGCAGACTTGATAAACCGGATGTAGATTACATAAAGGGAATTTCGCCGGCCATAGCCATTGAACAAAAGGTAATTTCTACCAATCCCAGATCAACAGTAGGTACTGTAACTGAAGTCTATGATTACTTAAAAGTACTATTTGCAAGAATTGGAAAAACCTACTCACCTATCTCGGGTGAAGAAGTTAAAAAGCACAGTGTTACTGATGTTGTTAAGTATGTTGAAGGATTTGAAGAAGGTGAAAAATACATGGTATTGGCTCCTTGGATTTTAAAGGACAAAATGCCAGCTGATAAATCAGCAGAAATTTTACAATCTCAAGGTTATACTAAAGTTTTAGTAAAAGACGAAACCATTGACCTTGATGGATTTGACCCATCCGCTTATGATGATGGAGGTAGTTTTATTATTGTAGATAGATTAAGTCATCAGCCGGATGAAGATTATTATTCTCGCTTAGCGGATTCGGTTCAAACTGCTTTTTATGAAGGATTTGGTGATTGTATAATCTACCGACTTAAAGATGAGAGCAAAACTCCATTTTCAAACAGATTTGAATTATACGGGATAGAGTTTATTGAACCCACTATTAACTTCTTCACTTTTAATAATCCTTATGGTGCATGTGGAAATTGCGAGGGATATGGAAGTACAATTGGCATTGATGATTCTTTGGTGATTCCAGATAAAACATTAAGTGTTTATGAAGAAGCTGTAGCACCCTGGAGAGGAGAAAAGATGAGAGAATGGTTAGATCATTTTATTGCCAATTCATCAAAATCAAATTTTCCAATTCACCGCCCGGTGGCAGAATTAAGTAAAGAGGAATATCAATTATTATGGGATGGGGATGCCAACATCAACGGATTAAATGACTTTTTTGATTATTTACAATCAAAATCTTACAAAATACATTACCGCATTATGCTCTCAAGGTATCGCGGTAAAACCAAGTGTCCAAAATGTAAAGGAACAAGGCTTAGAGAAGAAACCAATAATGTCAAAATAGATGGTTATAATCTTACTACTTTGCTTTTATTGCCTTTGGACGAATTACAAGAGGTATTTAAAAACATTAAGCTGGACAAGTATCAAGCAGAAATTGCCAAGCGATTACTACTTGAAATTGATAACAGACTAAGGTATCTGAATGATGTTGGATTAGGTTATTTAACGCTAAACAGACAATCTGCTACTTTGTCCGGAGGTGAGTCGCAACGCATTAATCTTGCAACTTCATTAGGTTCTTCATTGGTGGGATCAATGTACATATTGGACGAACCTAGCATTGGTCTACATCCAAGAGATACGCAAAGATTGATTTCAGTTTTAGAAAGATTAAAGAAAGTTGGAAACACCGTTATAGTTGTTGAGCATGAAGAAGAAGTAATGTTAGCTGCTGATCAGATTATTGATATTGGTCCGAAAGCTGGGAATTTTGGTGGTGAAATAGTATTCCAGGGTAAGCATGATGAATTACTGAAAGCTAAAAACAGTTTAACAGCTCAATATCTTACTAATCAACTTTCAATTCCCTTACCGGCAAAAAGACGCAAACTCAACAGTAAAATTCTACTTAAAGGAATGCGTGAAAACAACCTTAAGAATATTGATGTTGAAATACCTTTAAACGGATTGGTTTGTATCAGTGGAGTTTCAGGCTCTGGTAAATCAACTATAGTAAAACAGATTTTACATCCTGCCATTTTAAAAGCATTGGCGAAATCAAGCAATAAAATTGGTGATTTTGATGGTTTAGAAGGTGATTACAAAAGATTTGAAGAAGTTGAATTAGTTGATCAAAATCCAATTGGAAAGTCTTCAAGATCAAATCCTGCTACTTATGTTAAAGCGTTTGATTACATAAGAGATCTTTTTGCCGCGCAGCAACTCTCTAAAATGAGAGGTTATAAAGCAGGTTTCTTTTCATACAATACATCAGGCGGAAGATGTGAAACCTGTAAAGGTGAAGGAGAAATAACCATCTCCATGCAATTTATGGCTGATGTTAAATTGGAATGTGAAGAGTGTAAAGGCAAAAGATATTCGCAAGAAGCTTTGGAAGTTGAATATAAAGGGAAAAACATCTTTGACATTTTAGATATGTCCATTGCTGAAGCTATTGAATTTTTTAATGCATCAGCCGGTCCGGAATTACGAATTATAGAAAGGATTCAACCATTATTTGATTTAGGTTTAGGCTATCTTAAAATGGGTCAATCATCAAGTACTATGAGCGGTGGTGAAGCTCAAAGAGTGAAACTGGCCTCTTTTTTAAATAAAGGACAAAGAAAACAAACCCCTACCCTTTTCATTTTTGATGAACCAACTACCGGATTACATTTCCATGATATCGATAAATTAATCATTGCCTTTCAGGAATTAATCAAGCTAGGGCATAGTATTGTAGTTATTGAACACAATATGGATGTCTTAAAATGTGCAGACTGGATTATTGATATTGGACCGGAAGGTGGAAAAAATGGAGGAAATGTTGTAATTTCCGGTACACCTGAAGATATCGCTAAATGTGAATCATCTTACACAGGTAAATATTTAAAAGACAAAATTTAG
- a CDS encoding DUF5606 domain-containing protein, giving the protein MDLKGIIAISGKPGLFKVAAQGKNNIIVESLDTGKKFPAFATDKISALEDICIYTYEEDMPLLDVYTKLAEKENYKSSISHKEAPDKLREHITSYLPDYDEDRVFDGDLKKLYQWYNILVDKGYIVKAKADKKAKAAEEEE; this is encoded by the coding sequence ATGGACTTAAAAGGAATCATTGCAATTTCAGGTAAACCGGGATTATTTAAGGTTGCCGCGCAAGGAAAAAACAACATTATTGTAGAATCATTAGATACAGGAAAAAAGTTCCCTGCGTTTGCTACAGATAAAATTTCTGCTTTAGAAGACATCTGCATATACACTTATGAAGAAGATATGCCATTGCTTGATGTTTATACCAAATTAGCAGAAAAAGAAAATTACAAATCTTCTATCAGTCATAAAGAAGCTCCAGATAAATTGAGAGAACACATCACATCATATCTTCCGGATTATGATGAAGACAGAGTATTTGACGGTGACCTTAAAAAGTTGTATCAATGGTACAATATCCTTGTTGATAAAGGATACATAGTTAAAGCTAAAGCTGATAAAAAAGCTAAAGCAGCCGAAGAAGAAGAATAA